One genomic segment of Scylla paramamosain isolate STU-SP2022 chromosome 9, ASM3559412v1, whole genome shotgun sequence includes these proteins:
- the LOC135103441 gene encoding uncharacterized protein LOC135103441 yields the protein MATPPPATATLLLTIPFILSPFLVVPRLLVRPTTVSEYQDIQKEVRDFFLAQNILQETSPLTEGREEAEVNLREERSVGRVSLYRHLSPLPRQSSLYHHHTFPQIHHAAPTSQYFAARPSAHSSAASRLPHHHVSRHALHTTHRRPQEGNGDAHEEQGVPQEVLNLLPSAVKGVYSHFSHAHAHPAAHPAAQPATTTTPPVVWFPDLNKECDDGGGGGDDGFSTFSFLAMVVSVVNLISLLHSTANNNNNNNNNNDDNNNVNNANMQAANEDNNNNNLGILTMVMFGGRRRRDLYSSSPSPSSSSISSSSSSSSPEDVAAAVGLFFLKAWLQVFGFTSTSASLHNSTTTLPPTPTLLAPDDVVGRAGGCGKLRALCEANERSAALGQLGKDVAEVLSVAFVDHLQEATVEVEERGGRAGLLQAGGRGRACCRSACCALHYPCEDS from the exons ATGGCCACCCCACCGCCGGCCACCGCCACGCTGCTCCTGACgattcctttcatcctttctccattcctgGTTGTTCCTCGCCTCTTGGTACGCCCCACGACCGTCTCTGAGTATCAGGACATCCAGAAAGAAGTCAGGGATTTCTTTCTAGCTCAAAACATCCTGCAGGAGACGTCACCACttacagaaggaagagaagaagctgAAGTGAatttgagagaagaaagaagtgtcGGTCGAGTTTCTCTCTACcgtcatctctctcctctcccccgtCAATCGTCcctctaccatcaccacaccttCCCCCAAATCCATCACGCGGCTCCCACATCACAGTATTTCGCAGCACGACCCTCGGCACACTCCTCGGCCGCGTCCCGCCTCCCGCACCACCACGTCAGCCGCCACGCCCTCCACACTACTCACAGGAGACCACAAGag GGAAATGGTGACGCCCACGAAGAGCAAGGCGTCCCTCAGGAGGTCCTAAATCTCCTGCCAAGTGCTGTCAAGGGCGTGTACTCTCACTtctcccacgcccacgcccaccccGCCGCCCACCCCGCCGCCCAACCCGCCACAACCACTACGCCACCCGTCGTGTGGTTCCCTGATCTGAACAAAG AGTGTGatgatggcggcggtggtggtgacgacggGTTCAGCACCTTCAGCTTCCTGGCCATGGTGGTGTCAGTGGTCAACCTCATCTCGCTGCTCCACTccaccgccaacaacaacaataacaacaataacaacaacgatgacaacaacaacgtgAACAATGCCAACATGCAAGCCGCCAacgaggacaacaacaacaataaccttgGCATTCTGACGATGGTGATGTTTGGTGGACGCCGCCGCCGCGATctgtactcctcctccccctccccctcctcttcctccatctcctcctcctcctcctcctcctctcctgaagACGTAGCTGCCGCAGTCGGGTTGTTCTTCCTGAAGGCGTGGCTGCAGGTGTTCGGATTCACCTCCACTTCTGCGTCACTCCACAATTCCACCACAACGCTCCCGCCCACACCCACACTCCTGGCTCCGGACGACGTGGTGGGACGTGCGGGCGGGTGTGGTAAGTTGCGGGCGTTGTGTGAGGCCAACGAGAGGAGCGCTGCCCTTGGTCAGCTCGGAAAGGACGTGGCGGAGGTGctgag CGTCGCCTTCGTGGATCACTTGCAGGAGGCGacggtggaggtggaagagcgAGGGGGACGGGCGGGGCTGCTCCAGGCTGGCGGGCGAGGGCGTGCCTGCTGCAGGAGTGCCTGCTGTGCCCTTCACTACCCGTGCGAGGATTCCTAG
- the LOC135103444 gene encoding homeobox protein 6-like, with protein sequence MATLVLPTLEVAWGSVHPVDRPDTRLLRHGLLRHGAARDDHLQDDMNNRATRRDDIRHAITRVNETLNKATRSASSEGSSSASKGSSEGGRSRQARSCPGGYSPEAAAFTFAGFIILIGQGIVSVVNVINNNNNNNNNNNNNNNDNNNNNNNLNNNDLLVVNNLEAHVGMRGMEDIGGMGDMWNMASRAADSRGLAISHHYDSHEHVLARRPFPAGQTQAYRHTRRRNKSSSHRKHVKCVCGESRSPRSIFSLPIVEQSLREVLCRVAGDASHVPRYSR encoded by the exons ATGGCCACCCTGGTGCTCCCGACGCTGGAGGTGGCGTGGGGCTCGGTACACCCCGTTGATAGGCCAGACACAAGGCTCCTGCGCCATGGCCTCCTCAGACACGGTGCAGCAAGGGACGATCACCTACAGGACGATATGAACAACAGGGCGACGCGGCGTGACGACATTCGCCACGCCATCACCAGAGTGAATGAAACACTTAACAAGGCAACACGCTCAGCGAGTAGTGAGGGCAGCAGTTCTGCATCTAAAGGAAGCAGCGAGGGAGGCCGCAGCAGGCAGGCCCGCTCGTGTCCCGGAGGGTACAGCCCCGAGGCGGCAGCTTTCACCTTCGCCGGCTTCATCATCCTCATTGGTCAAGGCATCGTCAGTGTCGTCAATgtcatcaataacaacaataacaacaataataacaataacaacaacaataatgacaataataacaacaacaataatctgaACAACAACGACCTACTGGTAGTAAACAACCTGGAGGCGCACGTGGGCATGAGGGGCATGGAGGACATTGGGGGCATGGGAGACATGTGGAACATGGCAAGCAGGGCCGCAGACTCACGCGGCCTGGCGATATCACATCACTATGATTCCCAC GAGCACGTGTTGGCCCGCAGACCATTTCCTGCAGGACAGACCCaggcatacagacacacacgccgccgcaacaaaagcagcagccaCCGAAAACACGTAAAATGTGTCTGTGGCGAGTCTCGTTCGCCGAGGTCGATTTTCTCTCTGCCAATCGTAGAGCAGAGTCTCAGGGAAGTCCTGTGTCGAGTGGCAGGCGACGCCTCACACGTACCCAGGTACTCGCGATAA
- the LOC135103442 gene encoding uncharacterized protein LOC135103442: MLWAALLALLLTREAWSWVAVPRFPAWRSPEVFIPPSRAPHSIPRAPNPAGASHAFMLSPPITPPRHPPAALPQEILSSLGSLLDPLGLFSSRGEDRVGAAGESGESEGYATATTAQPPPLVYFPEGHAECQDFAPAGFNAYSFLSFMFAVANLVGLVANNVNNNLNNDNNNNNNNNNNLDNINLADSNSNINNDNTVDIPAAVRRRRRRRRRRQTEWVKENRVEEEAEAEVSLVAIDFIKGLRTAMIVPDTACALRNMCEVNRAAIGRGEAGPVLAEVLSVALVEWYPRHPPPAGAAALLFAAGGGRRGENCSATHPDCPDATWHHLADDPTEDTLTETLTVTLTSDDLDDFPDLASLIHVSSVPSSCNTTWNTDSETL; the protein is encoded by the exons ATGCTGTGGGCGGCGCTGCTGGCGTTGCTGCTGACGCGGGAGGCGTGGTCGTGGGTAGCGGTACCTCGTTTTCCTGCCTGGCGGTCTCCTGAAGTCTTTATTCCCCCCTCTAGGGCTCCTCACTCCATTCCCCGAGCCCCTAACCCTGCTGGCGCCTCTCATGCCTTCATGTTGTCACCGCCCATCACGCCGCCTCGTCACCCACCAGCCGCGCTTCCCCAAGAAATCCTCTCCTCCCTCGGCTCCCTTCTGGATCCCCTCGGCCTTTTCTCTAGCAGGGGCGAGGACAGGGTAGGGGCGGCAGGGGAAtcaggagagagtgagggctacgccaccgccaccaccgcccagCCGCCTCCCCTCGTGTACTTCCCCGAGGGTCATGCGGAGTGTCAGGACTTTGCCCCCGCTGGTTTCAACGCCTAcagcttcctctccttcatgttCGCCGTCGCTAATCTTGTGGGCCTT GTGGCCAACAACGTCAACAACAACctcaacaacgacaacaataataacaataacaacaacaacaacctggACAACATCAACTTGGccgacagcaacagcaacatcaacaacgacAACACTGTAGACATTCCAGCGGCGGTGAGGCgtcgacgacgacgacgacgacgacgacaaactGAATG GGTGAAAGAGAACAGGGttgaggaagaggctgaagcaGAAGTGTCCCTGGTCGCCATAGACTTTATAAAGGGATTGAGGACAGCTATGATAGTGCCTGACACCGCCTGCGCCCTCAGGAACATGTGCGAGGTGAACAGGGCTGCCATAGGGCGCGGGGAGGCCGGACCCGTGCTGGCGGAGGTGCTCAG CGTGGCCTTGGTGGAGTGGTACCCTCGCCACCCACCTCCTGCTGGAGCCGCGGCGCTCCTCTTCGCGGCGGGGGGCGGGCGGCGGGGGGAGAACTGCAGCGCCACCCACCCTGACTGTCCTGACGCCACCTGGCACCACCTAGCGGATGATCCGACGGAGGACACCCTGACGGAGACTCTGACGGTGACGCTGACGAGTGATGATCTTGACGACTTCCCGGACCTGGCCAGTCTGATACACGTGTCTTCAGTTCCTTCCTCATGCAACACAACTTGGAACACTGACTCAGAAACGCTCTAG
- the LOC135103443 gene encoding uncharacterized protein LOC135103443, translating into MACWGLFLLSAAAVFCFCPAATKGWYRGLTRWPGAWGPFPQHINTGAPRQTHLHSSFLRASKLSTPHFTHLVSRHPSPGDPTPSLPAGVVEALPGVVTKVMEKYGPAHASAPAPAHPSTEPPVIWFPQQEEECPEVSGGGGFSPFGLLALLVAAANLLNLLASNANNNNNNNNNDNNLNSNLLQADNEVNNNNNANVYHAIVTGMGKRRRRSATGLCWAGQEVITGEEVVGVVGVAILRSYLQALLTKGQEDCVARSVCLAHAEAAEWGGLASVIAAGLSEAHVEWVTQVSSVVSRETLLAAAERGRQGESCVLLYPCPAGVWATLTQPHALVHALVSLAGPEDEEVS; encoded by the exons ATGGCGTGCTGGGGGCTATTCCTGCTGTCTGCGGCGGCTGTGTTTTGCTTCTGTCCTGCTGCAACTAAGGGATGGTACCGAGGACTCACCAGGTGGCCAGGGGCGTGGGGTCCTTTCCCTCAGCACATCAACACAGGGGCGCCTAGACAAACACACCTTCACTCATCCTTTTTACGTGCTTCGAAACTTTCCACTCCTCATTTCACACATCTCGTCTCTCGTCATCCATCTCCTGGCGATCCTACACCGTCTTTGCCCGCCGGTGTGGTGGAGGCCCTGCCGGGAGTCGTTACGAAAGTGATGGAGAAGTACGGGCCAGCTCATGCCTCAGCCCCGGCCCCCGCCCACCCCAGTACAGAACCCCCGGTCATATGGTTCCCCCAGCAAGAGGAGGAGTGCCCCGAG GTCTCTGGAGGCGGTGGATTCAGTCCCTTCGGCCTCCTGGCGCTGCTGGTGGCCGCCGCCAACCTGTTGAATCTGCTTGCCTCCAAcgctaacaacaataataacaacaataacaacgacaacaacctCAACAGTAATCttctgcag GCAGACAACGaggtgaacaacaacaacaacgccaatGTCTACCACGCGATTGTGACTGGCATGGGGAAGCGGCGGCGGCGAAGTGCGACGGGGCTGTGCTGGGCGGGGCAAGAAGTGATCacaggggaggaggtggtgggtgtggtgggtgtggcCATCCTGAGGAGCTACCTGCAAGCGTTGTTGACGAAGGGGCAGGAGGACTGTGTGGCCCGCAGCGTGTGTCTGGCCCACGCGGAGGCGGCGGAGTGGGGAGGCTTGGCGAGCGTTATTGCAGCAggcttgag CGAGGCTCACGTGGAGTGGGTGACGCAGGTGTCCTCAGTAGTGTCCAGAGAGACGCTACTTGCTGCCGCGGAGAGGGGACGCCAAGGGGAATCCTGCGTCCTGCTGTACCCTTGTCCTGCTGGAGTGTGGGCAACCCTGACGCAGCCTCACGCCCTTGTGCACGCCCTTGTCAGTCTTGCGGGACCTGAAGACGAGGAAGTGTCGTGA